The Cronobacter sakazakii genome has a window encoding:
- a CDS encoding type 1 fimbrial protein, with translation MFMLFFSLLSTTTHAACQRDRSDDISVSSVHLPEHIVVESGSYAQDTVLYDSGYIAGSDDKVTIHNCNMGYFVGFIYLNAPQTGDSLGGHIYPTNLDGVGVRVFTLNQAGPYDDETTIDNDWRNGDGSLFGSSHTLNGSAYRLQLVATGGKISSGRLILPSPLARVDFRERENISSNGDIASQLDVSSSAVDVKAMGCTADTASLNFVMGDIDAAAFDNNSQVGEAQKTVTLSCEPGTNVTLEVQAPQASGDTANNTVIALSDTGASDVATGVGVQLNLKLASGGYDSGKAGLPIGTPIPLLTSQRTYDAERRYSYFTDPANPGGAGASETLLFTANYYKTGAEVTPGKANAAGTLTLSYN, from the coding sequence ATGTTCATGCTTTTTTTCTCGCTTCTTTCTACCACGACCCACGCCGCGTGCCAGCGTGACCGCAGTGACGATATTTCCGTCTCGTCGGTGCATTTGCCGGAGCATATCGTGGTGGAAAGCGGCTCTTATGCGCAAGATACGGTGTTATATGACTCCGGTTATATTGCGGGTAGCGATGATAAAGTGACGATACATAACTGTAACATGGGCTATTTTGTTGGCTTTATCTATCTGAATGCGCCGCAAACGGGCGACTCGCTGGGCGGGCATATTTACCCCACCAACCTGGACGGCGTTGGGGTGCGCGTATTTACCCTCAACCAGGCCGGGCCGTATGACGATGAAACCACTATTGATAACGACTGGCGCAATGGCGACGGCAGCCTGTTTGGCAGCAGCCATACGCTAAATGGCTCCGCGTACCGTTTACAGCTGGTGGCAACGGGCGGGAAAATCAGCAGCGGCCGCCTGATTTTGCCATCCCCGCTGGCGCGCGTGGATTTCCGCGAGCGCGAAAATATCAGTTCGAACGGCGATATCGCCTCGCAGCTTGATGTCTCTTCCTCTGCGGTGGATGTAAAGGCGATGGGATGCACCGCAGACACGGCCTCGCTGAATTTTGTGATGGGTGATATCGACGCGGCAGCGTTTGATAACAACTCACAGGTGGGCGAGGCGCAAAAAACGGTCACGCTCTCGTGCGAACCGGGCACCAACGTCACGCTGGAAGTCCAGGCGCCTCAGGCCAGCGGCGACACGGCGAATAATACGGTTATCGCGCTCTCGGATACCGGCGCGTCAGACGTGGCGACCGGCGTCGGCGTTCAGTTGAATCTGAAACTCGCGTCTGGCGGCTACGACAGCGGGAAAGCGGGTCTCCCCATCGGCACGCCGATCCCGCTGCTCACGTCTCAGCGCACCTATGATGCGGAACGGCGCTACAGCTATTTTACCGATCCGGCGAATCCCGGCGGCGCAGGCGCATCGGAAACGCTGCTCTTTACAGCCAACTACTACAAAACCGGCGCTGAGGTCACGCCTGGCAAAGCCAACGCGGCCGGAACGCTTACGCTATCCTATAACTAA
- the apt gene encoding adenine phosphoribosyltransferase, which produces MTATAQQLEYLKNSIKSIQDYPKPGILFRDVTSLLEDPKAYALSIELLVERYKNAGITKVVGTEARGFLFGAPVALALGVGFVPVRKPRKLPRETIAESYELEYGTDQLEIHVDAIKPGDKVLVVDDLLATGGTIEATVKLIRRLGGEVTDAAFIINLFDIGGEERLNKQGITCYSLVPFPGH; this is translated from the coding sequence ATGACCGCAACTGCGCAGCAGCTTGAATATCTTAAAAATAGCATCAAAAGCATTCAGGATTACCCGAAGCCGGGCATTCTCTTTCGCGACGTCACCAGCCTGCTGGAAGACCCTAAAGCCTACGCGCTGAGCATCGAACTGTTAGTGGAGCGCTATAAAAACGCGGGCATCACGAAGGTGGTGGGTACCGAAGCGCGTGGTTTCCTGTTCGGCGCGCCGGTCGCGCTGGCGCTGGGCGTGGGTTTTGTCCCGGTGCGCAAACCGCGTAAGCTGCCGCGTGAAACGATCGCAGAAAGCTATGAGCTGGAGTACGGCACCGATCAGCTGGAGATCCACGTTGACGCGATCAAGCCTGGCGACAAAGTGCTGGTGGTCGACGATCTGCTGGCGACCGGCGGCACCATTGAAGCCACCGTGAAGCTTATCCGTCGTCTGGGCGGTGAAGTGACCGACGCGGCGTTTATCATTAATCTGTTCGACATCGGCGGCGAAGAACGCCTCAACAAGCAGGGCATTACCTGCTACAGCCTCGTGCCGTTCCCGGGCCACTGA
- a CDS encoding YbaB/EbfC family nucleoid-associated protein, translating into MFGGKGGLGNLMKQAQQMQEKMQKMQEEIAQLEVTGESGAGLVKVTINGAHNCRRVEIDPSLLEDDKEMLEDLVAAAFNDAARRIEETQKEKMASVSSGMQLPPGFKMPF; encoded by the coding sequence ATGTTTGGTGGTAAAGGCGGTCTGGGCAACCTGATGAAACAGGCCCAGCAGATGCAGGAAAAAATGCAGAAGATGCAGGAAGAAATCGCTCAGCTGGAAGTGACGGGCGAATCTGGCGCTGGCCTCGTTAAAGTGACCATCAACGGCGCGCACAACTGCCGTCGCGTGGAAATCGATCCGAGCCTGCTCGAAGACGATAAAGAAATGCTGGAAGATCTGGTTGCCGCCGCGTTCAACGACGCCGCGCGCCGCATCGAAGAGACGCAGAAAGAGAAAATGGCGTCTGTCTCTTCTGGCATGCAGCTGCCGCCAGGCTTCAAAATGCCGTTCTGA
- the priC gene encoding primosomal replication protein PriC, with translation MRTPLLLQSLKTRVAALHTLIGPLALQRHFSPRFDRQLFACRGARLGDYLTEAEESLTHLEAAVNQGDATRVAWLAERLAAQIEALQREAATATLRRHENAHLPGGRLHARLAEYQEYERRLLAMKNEREQRYAERHDPQLAREITALDERLTRCRTAIARTERALERITR, from the coding sequence ATGAGAACGCCCCTATTATTACAATCGCTGAAGACCCGTGTCGCCGCGCTGCATACGCTTATCGGGCCGCTCGCCTTGCAGCGTCACTTTTCACCGCGCTTCGACAGACAACTGTTTGCATGCCGCGGCGCACGGCTCGGTGATTATCTGACGGAAGCCGAAGAGAGCCTCACGCACCTGGAAGCGGCGGTGAATCAGGGTGACGCGACGCGCGTGGCGTGGCTTGCCGAACGGCTCGCGGCCCAAATCGAGGCGTTACAGCGCGAGGCGGCTACCGCCACGCTGCGTCGTCATGAGAACGCGCATTTGCCCGGCGGTCGGCTACACGCGCGGCTTGCGGAGTATCAGGAATATGAACGTCGCCTGCTGGCAATGAAAAACGAGCGCGAGCAACGCTATGCTGAACGCCATGACCCGCAACTGGCGCGTGAAATCACCGCGCTTGACGAGCGCCTTACGCGCTGTCGCACGGCTATCGCCCGCACCGAGCGCGCGCTTGAGCGCATTACGCGCTGA
- a CDS encoding fimbrial assembly chaperone produces MKPLAIALLCALSVSAAQASVVVGGTRVIFDGQQKAATLSVQNKDKIANLVQSWISPVSADSAAKDTMIITPPLFRLNAGEKASVRIVRSGKTLPDDRESMFWLNVKGIPAMEGIPAKNEVQIAINSRIKLIYRPASLCGNVPESVADKLTWSADGNAVKVNNPTPYYMNFSTVTVNNTPVKSATFVAPFSSADFSLPKAQSHGEVKWQIINDFGMRGNEHTARY; encoded by the coding sequence ATGAAACCGTTAGCAATCGCGCTGCTTTGCGCACTTTCTGTCAGCGCCGCACAGGCGAGTGTTGTCGTCGGCGGCACGCGTGTCATCTTCGATGGTCAACAAAAAGCGGCGACATTATCCGTACAGAATAAAGACAAAATCGCCAACCTGGTGCAGTCCTGGATATCGCCTGTCTCGGCAGATTCCGCAGCAAAAGACACGATGATTATTACGCCGCCGCTGTTTCGTCTGAACGCCGGTGAAAAAGCCTCTGTGCGTATTGTTCGCTCCGGAAAAACGTTGCCTGACGATCGCGAGTCTATGTTCTGGCTGAATGTCAAAGGGATTCCGGCAATGGAGGGAATACCTGCCAAAAATGAAGTGCAAATTGCCATTAACTCGCGCATTAAATTAATTTACCGCCCGGCTAGCCTGTGTGGCAATGTGCCCGAATCCGTCGCCGATAAATTAACGTGGAGCGCTGACGGTAATGCAGTAAAAGTAAATAACCCCACGCCGTATTATATGAATTTCTCCACCGTCACGGTGAATAATACACCGGTGAAGAGTGCCACGTTTGTCGCGCCTTTTTCCAGCGCCGATTTTTCACTGCCCAAAGCGCAAAGTCATGGTGAGGTAAAATGGCAGATAATTAACGATTTTGGCATGCGTGGAAACGAACACACCGCCAGGTATTAA
- a CDS encoding DUF454 family protein, with product MQRTILLILGWLAVVLATLGVVLPLLPTTPFLLLAAWCFARSSPRFHHWLLYRSWFGGYLRHWQQHRAMPPGAKPRAMLFILATFAISLWLVKIFWVRILLLVILSGLLIFMWRIPVVDEKQQNG from the coding sequence ATGCAAAGGACTATTTTACTCATCCTGGGGTGGCTGGCGGTAGTGCTGGCGACGCTCGGCGTGGTGCTGCCGCTGCTTCCGACGACGCCGTTTCTGCTGCTGGCGGCCTGGTGTTTTGCGCGCTCATCGCCGCGTTTTCATCACTGGCTGCTCTACCGCTCGTGGTTTGGCGGTTATCTGCGCCACTGGCAGCAGCACCGCGCAATGCCGCCCGGCGCGAAACCGCGCGCGATGCTTTTTATTCTCGCCACGTTCGCTATCTCACTGTGGCTGGTGAAGATTTTCTGGGTGCGTATTCTGCTGTTGGTCATCCTTTCCGGGCTGTTGATTTTCATGTGGCGCATCCCGGTGGTTGATGAAAAACAACAAAACGGGTAA
- a CDS encoding fimbrial protein SthA: MNIIPLLNLYGSERCNNNGRFYHGFSDREIPPFNNESKKELILDLVMRMELIKSQECFVNLSKGINQIMMQLTKGGCGVIAVLAALCASEAALANSQTITFNGKVLDAACTVTVGDGSSTVELGETVKSDLVNKGDTGAPKLFTITLSSCPAGSPAKANIKFNGETDGDDSYFKNIATTDAATNVGVLLKQYGTDTVYVNDGNTDITLPAEGGDVTVDYTAQLVATGTGVTKGNVVSTLTYSISYQ; the protein is encoded by the coding sequence GTGAATATTATTCCCCTCCTGAATTTATATGGTTCAGAGAGGTGTAATAATAATGGCCGGTTTTATCACGGCTTTTCAGATCGGGAAATACCGCCATTCAACAATGAGAGTAAAAAGGAGTTAATTCTCGATTTAGTAATGCGAATGGAATTAATAAAGTCACAGGAATGCTTTGTTAATTTATCTAAAGGAATAAATCAAATCATGATGCAATTAACGAAAGGCGGTTGCGGTGTTATTGCCGTGCTTGCAGCGCTGTGTGCTTCTGAAGCGGCGCTCGCCAATAGCCAAACCATTACATTCAACGGAAAAGTGCTTGATGCCGCCTGTACGGTAACAGTAGGCGACGGCAGTTCTACTGTTGAATTAGGTGAAACCGTTAAATCGGATCTGGTAAATAAAGGTGATACGGGTGCGCCTAAACTTTTTACCATCACCCTTTCTTCCTGCCCGGCAGGCAGTCCTGCGAAAGCCAATATTAAATTTAACGGCGAAACCGATGGCGATGACAGTTATTTCAAAAACATCGCCACGACCGATGCCGCGACAAATGTTGGCGTGCTTTTGAAACAGTATGGCACCGACACGGTATATGTAAATGACGGCAATACGGATATTACGTTACCGGCGGAAGGCGGCGACGTCACTGTGGATTATACCGCGCAACTGGTGGCGACCGGCACCGGCGTCACGAAAGGAAATGTGGTTAGCACATTAACGTACAGCATCAGTTACCAGTAA
- the dnaX gene encoding DNA polymerase III subunit gamma/tau yields the protein MSYQVLARKWRPQTFADVVGQEHVLTALANGLSLGRIHHAYLFSGTRGVGKTSIARLLAKGLNCETGITATPCGVCDNCREIEQGRFVDLIEIDAASRTKVEDTRDLLDNVQYAPARGRFKVYLIDEVHMLSRHSFNALLKTLEEPPAHVKFLLATTDPQKLPVTILSRCLQFHLRALDPDQIRQQLEHVLTQEGIAHEPRALQLLARAADGSLRDALSLTDQAIASGDGQVTAQAVGAMLGTLDDDQALSLIEALVAADGERVMQQINDAAARGVEWEALLVEMLGLLHRVAMVQLSPSALGADMAPLEPRLRELARVVPPGDIQLYYQTLLIGRKELPWAPERRMGVEMTMLRALAFHPRAPLPEPEREVQPAAVLPVVNAPEAPAMPASQPAYQTQAQQPVSPAVSQPQPGAQTPLPDTTSQLLQARSQLQRAQGAAKTKKNEPAAPATARPVNNSALERLASVTERVQSRPAAVKEDAPAKKEAYRWKAKNIVPQAQQAPVATPRALKKALEHEKTPELAAKLAEEAIARDEWAAEVSRLQVPKLVEQVALNAWKEQDGQTVRLHLRPSQRHLNSASAQKTLADALGVLYGAPVELTIIEDDNLAHRTPLEWRQAIYEEKLAQAREAIIADTNIQTLRRFFDADLDEESIRPL from the coding sequence ATGAGTTATCAGGTCTTAGCCCGAAAATGGCGCCCACAAACCTTTGCTGACGTCGTCGGCCAGGAGCACGTGCTCACCGCCCTGGCGAACGGTTTATCGCTGGGCCGAATTCACCACGCCTATCTGTTTTCCGGTACGCGCGGCGTCGGCAAGACTTCTATCGCCCGTCTTCTGGCGAAGGGGCTGAACTGTGAAACCGGCATCACCGCCACGCCGTGCGGCGTGTGCGACAACTGCCGTGAAATCGAGCAGGGGCGTTTTGTCGATCTGATTGAAATCGACGCCGCCTCGCGCACCAAAGTGGAAGATACCCGCGACCTGCTGGATAACGTCCAGTACGCGCCCGCCCGTGGCCGCTTTAAAGTTTATCTGATTGATGAAGTGCACATGCTCTCGCGCCACAGCTTCAACGCGCTGTTGAAAACGCTGGAAGAGCCGCCTGCGCATGTGAAATTTCTGCTTGCGACTACCGATCCGCAAAAGCTGCCGGTGACTATCCTCTCCCGCTGTCTGCAGTTCCATCTGCGGGCGCTGGATCCGGATCAAATCCGCCAGCAGCTTGAACATGTGCTAACGCAGGAAGGCATCGCGCATGAGCCGCGCGCGCTGCAACTACTGGCCCGCGCCGCCGATGGCAGCCTGCGCGACGCGCTGAGCCTCACCGATCAGGCCATCGCCAGCGGCGACGGGCAAGTGACCGCCCAGGCGGTAGGCGCGATGCTCGGCACGCTGGATGACGATCAGGCGTTAAGCCTCATTGAAGCGCTGGTCGCCGCCGACGGCGAGCGCGTCATGCAGCAGATTAACGACGCTGCCGCGCGCGGCGTCGAATGGGAAGCGCTGCTGGTTGAAATGCTCGGCCTGTTGCACCGCGTCGCGATGGTGCAGCTCTCGCCGTCCGCGCTCGGCGCGGATATGGCCCCGCTGGAGCCGCGCCTGCGCGAACTGGCGCGCGTCGTGCCGCCGGGTGATATTCAGCTCTACTACCAGACGCTGCTTATCGGGCGTAAAGAGCTGCCGTGGGCGCCGGAGCGCCGGATGGGCGTGGAAATGACCATGCTGCGCGCGCTGGCGTTCCACCCGCGCGCGCCGCTGCCGGAACCCGAGCGCGAGGTACAGCCTGCCGCCGTACTGCCGGTGGTGAACGCGCCTGAAGCGCCGGCAATGCCTGCCTCTCAGCCCGCTTATCAGACCCAGGCGCAGCAGCCCGTTTCGCCAGCCGTTTCTCAACCGCAGCCAGGCGCGCAGACGCCGCTGCCCGACACGACCAGCCAGCTTCTACAGGCGCGCAGTCAGTTGCAGCGCGCGCAGGGAGCGGCCAAAACAAAAAAGAATGAACCGGCAGCGCCAGCCACAGCGCGGCCGGTGAATAACAGCGCGCTGGAGCGGCTGGCGTCCGTGACCGAGCGCGTGCAGTCCCGGCCCGCGGCGGTCAAAGAGGACGCCCCGGCCAAAAAAGAGGCGTATCGCTGGAAAGCGAAAAATATTGTGCCGCAGGCGCAGCAGGCCCCTGTCGCCACGCCGCGGGCGCTAAAAAAAGCGCTGGAGCATGAAAAGACGCCGGAGCTTGCCGCCAAACTCGCCGAAGAGGCGATTGCCCGTGACGAATGGGCCGCTGAGGTCAGCCGCCTGCAGGTGCCGAAGCTGGTGGAGCAGGTGGCGCTGAATGCCTGGAAAGAGCAGGACGGGCAGACGGTTCGCCTGCATCTGCGCCCGTCGCAGCGTCATCTTAACTCGGCGTCGGCGCAGAAAACGCTCGCTGACGCGCTGGGCGTTTTGTACGGCGCGCCGGTTGAACTGACTATCATTGAAGATGATAATCTGGCGCACCGGACGCCGCTGGAGTGGCGGCAGGCGATTTACGAAGAGAAACTCGCCCAGGCGAGAGAAGCGATTATCGCGGATACCAATATTCAGACGCTGCGTCGTTTCTTCGATGCGGATCTGGATGAAGAGAGTATTCGCCCCCTTTGA
- a CDS encoding fimbria/pilus outer membrane usher protein, which produces MRVARANEYFNPHLLETSETSASALDLNLFSEEQTPAGDYNVDIYINGELVDAGTFTFRYVDTAENKRLLLPCLTLEQLRQWNIKVENYPDLTKQGETCANLLAIQGVSARLMLNQQRFELSIAQLAMTHRARGYVPEEKWDDGITAGLLNYSFSGQTTTSRVNDAVRHSQFVSLQPGFNFGAWRLRNYSTLNINDGKHQWHSVYSHVSRDIRPLKSRLMIGEGNTDAKVFDSVAYTGVSLASDNDMLPDSQQGFAPVVRGIARSDAEVTVYQNGNSIYKTSVPPGPLEIDDIYPTGSAGNLNVTVKESDGSEQNFVVPFASLAVLQREHQLTYSLVAGTTRNDGDAKNALDFIQSDAAWGLSNALTFYGGITQAQDIYSSYALGIGANLGNFGALSVDVTQAKAQLADRLTPGNMKSSTGQAWRMRYSKTLQETGTDISVASYRYATRGFYSFQDLINARDTAEEIDNTDHAQHRFDVTLSKSTKVGSLSLSLMKERYWNQSQMTSMNLGYGNNWGQITYFISYARNMNVTGSDDTKRTNDSLIALTVNVPFSAFDHKGELASASMNYAMNSSAHGATMHSLGMSGSALAGNSLNWQVQEGYNATNKKTNGNVSLNYQNSWGEMSGGYGYDNFTSRYNYALRGGMVAHADGLTFSRTLNESVAIVTAPGAKDIPVNGQNNVHTDAHGNAVVPYVRPYHENAISLDDSGLAQESDTDIENITKKVVPTRGAVVKARYQTFAGLKAMLTLTFHGKPVPFGALVTTSDNPDPTAHSDIVGEDGQVYLAGLSPKGQLQVRWGAESAQQCRVDYTLQPASTAGGIIFQQAACE; this is translated from the coding sequence ATGCGAGTAGCCCGGGCAAATGAATATTTTAATCCGCATCTGCTGGAGACCAGCGAAACGTCAGCCTCAGCGCTTGATCTGAATTTATTCAGCGAGGAGCAAACTCCGGCGGGGGATTACAACGTCGATATTTATATCAACGGTGAATTAGTCGATGCCGGTACTTTTACTTTCCGTTATGTCGACACGGCGGAGAATAAACGCCTGCTGTTGCCGTGCCTGACGCTGGAACAGCTCCGCCAATGGAATATCAAGGTTGAAAATTATCCGGATCTGACAAAACAGGGCGAGACCTGCGCTAACCTGCTGGCTATCCAGGGCGTGTCCGCCCGGTTAATGCTCAATCAGCAACGTTTTGAACTCTCCATTGCGCAACTGGCGATGACGCATCGCGCGCGCGGTTATGTGCCCGAAGAAAAATGGGATGACGGCATCACCGCCGGGCTTTTGAATTACAGTTTTTCCGGGCAGACCACCACGTCGCGCGTGAACGATGCCGTGCGTCACAGTCAGTTCGTCAGCCTCCAGCCGGGGTTTAACTTCGGGGCCTGGCGACTGCGTAACTACTCAACGCTTAACATCAACGATGGAAAACATCAGTGGCATTCGGTCTACAGTCACGTCTCCCGTGATATTCGCCCGCTGAAAAGCCGGCTGATGATAGGTGAAGGAAATACTGACGCCAAAGTCTTCGACAGTGTCGCGTACACCGGCGTGTCGCTGGCGTCCGATAATGACATGCTGCCGGACAGTCAGCAGGGCTTCGCGCCTGTGGTACGCGGTATTGCCCGCAGCGACGCAGAAGTGACGGTTTATCAGAACGGCAACAGCATTTACAAAACCTCTGTGCCGCCGGGGCCGTTAGAAATCGATGATATCTACCCGACCGGTAGCGCGGGTAACCTGAACGTGACGGTGAAAGAGTCAGACGGCAGCGAGCAGAATTTTGTCGTACCTTTTGCGTCGCTGGCGGTGTTACAGCGCGAGCATCAGTTAACGTATTCGCTGGTTGCCGGCACGACCCGCAACGATGGCGATGCAAAAAACGCGCTGGATTTTATCCAGTCTGACGCGGCCTGGGGGCTATCCAACGCGCTCACGTTCTACGGGGGTATCACTCAGGCGCAGGATATCTACTCCAGCTATGCGCTGGGGATTGGCGCGAATCTCGGGAATTTCGGCGCGCTGTCGGTAGATGTGACACAGGCCAAAGCGCAACTCGCCGATCGATTAACCCCCGGCAATATGAAAAGCAGTACCGGGCAGGCCTGGCGTATGCGCTATAGCAAAACGTTGCAGGAAACCGGCACGGATATTTCCGTCGCCAGTTATCGCTACGCGACGCGCGGTTTTTACTCTTTTCAGGATCTGATTAACGCCCGCGACACCGCTGAAGAGATCGATAACACCGATCATGCGCAGCACCGCTTTGACGTCACGTTATCGAAAAGTACCAAAGTGGGCTCGCTTTCGTTGTCGCTGATGAAAGAGCGCTACTGGAACCAGTCGCAAATGACCTCCATGAACCTGGGATATGGCAATAACTGGGGGCAGATTACTTATTTTATTAGCTATGCCCGGAACATGAACGTTACCGGCAGCGATGACACTAAGCGAACCAACGATAGCCTTATTGCGTTGACTGTCAATGTGCCCTTCAGTGCGTTCGACCATAAGGGAGAACTCGCCTCCGCCTCAATGAACTACGCCATGAACAGCAGCGCGCACGGCGCCACAATGCACAGCCTTGGCATGAGCGGTTCGGCGCTTGCCGGCAATAGCCTCAACTGGCAGGTGCAGGAAGGCTATAACGCCACCAATAAGAAAACGAACGGCAACGTCAGCCTTAACTATCAGAATTCATGGGGCGAAATGTCCGGCGGCTACGGTTATGACAATTTTACCAGCCGCTATAACTATGCGCTGCGGGGCGGAATGGTCGCGCACGCCGATGGCCTGACGTTCTCCCGAACGCTAAATGAGAGTGTCGCGATCGTCACGGCACCTGGCGCGAAGGATATTCCGGTCAATGGACAGAACAATGTCCACACCGATGCTCACGGCAACGCCGTCGTGCCTTATGTTCGCCCATATCACGAGAATGCGATTTCGCTCGATGACAGCGGGCTTGCGCAGGAAAGCGATACCGACATTGAAAATATCACCAAAAAAGTGGTGCCGACGCGCGGTGCCGTGGTGAAAGCGCGCTACCAGACCTTTGCCGGGCTGAAAGCGATGCTGACGCTCACCTTTCATGGCAAACCCGTGCCTTTCGGTGCGCTGGTCACAACATCGGATAACCCGGACCCGACAGCGCACAGCGATATCGTCGGCGAGGACGGGCAGGTTTATCTGGCCGGGCTGAGCCCGAAAGGGCAGTTGCAGGTCAGGTGGGGGGCGGAGAGCGCGCAGCAGTGTCGGGTTGACTATACGCTGCAACCGGCTTCAACCGCTGGCGGGATTATTTTTCAGCAGGCGGCGTGTGAGTAA
- the rsmS gene encoding pleiotropic regulatory protein RsmS, with amino-acid sequence MSLEQAPDEVKLAVDLIMLLENHDIAPQTVLAALEIVRNDYLRKLADAEQ; translated from the coding sequence ATGTCGCTGGAACAAGCCCCTGATGAGGTTAAGCTCGCGGTCGATTTGATTATGCTGCTGGAGAATCATGACATTGCGCCGCAGACAGTGCTGGCGGCGCTGGAGATTGTGCGTAACGACTATTTGCGAAAGCTTGCCGACGCCGAGCAGTAA
- a CDS encoding fimbrial protein SthD, whose product MMKSWLRGVFSGRWRRMALALLISNALIPVSGLAAGSQDTINFSVTGTIIRPSCNIEAPSVVKLGTFNRQDLSIAGANSASIPVLVKLTGCTAGLSEATAQFSGQPYDNGAMGTAIYANQAENGAGDLGLQLINFDGKPLVNLANGVSYSVPIKADTHSGMLSLIARMYSPLGKPTAGDFSSSVTINFIYP is encoded by the coding sequence ATGATGAAGTCGTGGTTGCGCGGCGTTTTTTCTGGCCGCTGGCGTCGAATGGCGTTAGCGCTGCTTATCAGCAACGCACTGATTCCCGTATCGGGGCTGGCGGCAGGCAGTCAGGATACGATTAACTTTTCCGTCACCGGCACGATTATTCGGCCTTCCTGCAACATCGAAGCGCCGAGCGTGGTGAAGCTTGGCACGTTCAACCGACAGGATTTGTCTATCGCCGGTGCGAATAGCGCCAGCATTCCTGTGCTCGTTAAGTTAACCGGCTGTACGGCTGGCCTGAGCGAAGCGACGGCACAGTTCAGCGGTCAGCCTTATGACAATGGTGCGATGGGAACTGCGATTTACGCTAATCAGGCGGAAAATGGCGCGGGCGATCTTGGGCTGCAATTAATTAATTTCGACGGCAAACCGCTGGTGAATCTCGCCAACGGTGTCAGTTACAGCGTGCCCATTAAGGCCGATACCCATAGCGGCATGTTAAGCCTCATTGCCCGCATGTACTCGCCGCTGGGGAAACCCACCGCCGGGGATTTCAGCAGTTCCGTCACGATTAATTTTATTTACCCGTAA